Genomic window (Campylobacter ureolyticus ACS-301-V-Sch3b):
ATAAGTTCTTCGAGTTTTTCAAAAACGGAAATAAGCCTTTTTTGATACTTATCTTCTGGTATCATCTCAACTGTAATTCTACCTTTTGTAATTGGAGTTTTTAACTCATGCATTATATTTCTTAAAAAAAGCTGTCTTGATTCATTTAGTTTTTTTATCTGCATTACAGCAGTATAGAACGCATCAGCGACTTCGCTTATCTCATCATTTCCAGTTTTTGCATTTTCTATATTTAAATCCCCATTTGCAAATTTGTCAATCTGCCTTTTTATCTTTCTCAAAGGTTTTATTTTTCTTATGATGAAAATATATGTTATTAAAAGAATTGTAAAAACAAATAAAAATATAACTTTTATGATATGATAACGATATGGTTGATAGTCCGCATCTTGAAGCAAAATCTCTTCATCATCGTGTTTTATTTTTAAAAAATGGTGTCTGTTATATAAAATTATAGCCGAAGTTCCAAGCTTGACACTTACTTCTTGCAAAATAGTTCCATTTTGTTCAATAGCGGCTATATTTTTATCATCTGATATTTTTACCATATTGTAGTTTTTCATTTGATTTTCATACTCATCTTGGCTAACTAGTTTAGCAAACCTATAAAGTGCCGTGTCAGAAACTGTTGAGTATTTGTTATTAAGCTCTTTTGTGTAGTTTTCTTTATCGTAATTAATAAGCCATAAAAAAGCTAAAAAAATACTTGTTGTTGATAGTATAAATATAAAGGTTATACTATAAAATATAGATGAATGTTTCATAAATTTTCTTTTTATTATTGTATCAACTTATAGCCAACGCCCCTTATTGCGTGAATATATTTTGGATTTTTAGAATTTTCTCCAAGCTTTGCTCTAATTCTTCCAATTATTACATCTATGCTTTTATTTGTTGAGTCTTCACTTATCGCATCGCAGTTATAAATCAACTCTTCTCTTTTTATGGCTCCACCTTCTTTTTGTATAAGATATGCTAGTATGTCATACTCAGCAACTGTTAGTTTTAGTGGTTTTCCTTTTAAAGTTATGGTGTGTTCAAACTCATTTACAACAAGATCTTTTGTGGAGTTTTGTTTTTGTTCATTTTGACTAAGCAAACCCTCGCTTCTTCTTATAACACTTTTTAGTCTTGCAAGAAGCTCTTTTGGGTTATATGGTTTTGGTAGGTAATCATCTGCACCAAAATCAAACGCATTTATTTTATCAGTTAAATCATGTCTTGCACTTGAGACAATTATTGGAACATTGTTTGATTTTCTTATTTCTTTACAGACTTCGAGTCCATCAAGTCCAGGCAGTGTAAGATCTAATATAACAGCATCAAAATTATCTAAATTTAACTTTGAAAGACCAATATATGGATCATCAGCCACTACAACTTCCATTTTAAATTTTTCTAAATACTCTGTTAAAATTTCAGCTAGTTCAACATCATCTTCAATCATTAAAATTTTCATACAATGCCCTTTAAATTTTTAAGACATTATAACTAAAAGTGTTTATTTTTATGCTTAAATTTTGTGATTAATAGCCAGTGTGAAAAAGTTTAAATTTAAAGTTGATTGACTTAGACTAAACTTTATGATACAATAAGACTTAAATTTTTAAAGTAAAAATATTAAACTTGATTTATAATAGTTTCATTAGAATTATTAAATGATAGTTAAAAGGAGATTGGAAGTATGAGTGATAGCCTATATGAAACTTTAGGTGTTAGTAAAGATGCTAGTAATGAAGATATAAAAAAAGCATATAGAAAACTAGCAAGAAAATACCATCCAGACATTAACAAAGACCCAGAAGCTGAGAATAAATTTAAAGAGATAAATGCAGCTTATGAAATTTTAAGCGATGATGAAAAAAGAAGACAATATGATGCCAGAGGTGATAGTATGTTTGGCAATCAAAATTTTAGTGATTTTGCAAGAAATGCCGAAAATTTTGGTGATTTAAATGACATACTTAGAAATATTTTTGGCGGAGGCTTTAAAAATGCAGATTTTAGCGGTAGCTTCGGTGGTGGTTTTGGAGGATTTGGTGAAAATTTAGACATAAATGCAAGACTTAATTTGGATTTTGATTTTGCTATAAATGGTGGCGAAAAAACAATCAATATAAATAATCAAAGTATTAAAATAAGAGTCCCAGCAGGTGTAAAAGATGGGGAAAAACTTCGTATAAGAAACAAAGGAAAAGTCTCAAGCGATGGAAGAAGTGTAGGGGATATAATTTTACACTTAAGCGTTACTCCAAGCAGTGAGTATGAAATAAAAGATGATGATTTATACAAAGAAATTGAAATTCCTTTAAAAACTGCTTTATTTGGTGGTAAAGTTGAAGTAAGCACTCCAAAAAAAGAAGTCAGTATAAAAATCGGTAAAAATACAAAAAATGGACAAAAAATAAGACTTAAAGGATATGGTATTCAAAACAGAAATACAAAAATCTATGGAGATTTATACCTAAAAGTAAATGTTTTGCTTCCAGATATTGAAAATCTTGATAAAGAAGCTGTAAAAATACTTGAAGAAAAACTATAAGATAAATTTATAAAAATATTTTAGAAAGGAATCTATTATGCAAAGCTATGATGAGCCAGTTTATATGATAAGTGTAGTTGCTAAAATTTTAGATATTCATCCTCAGACACTAAGACAGTATGAAAGAGAAGGATTGATCGAACCAGATAGAACAAAAGGTAAGATGAGACTTTATTCTCAAAATGATGTTGATAGAATTAAGATGATTTTAAGATTAACTAGAGATTTGGGTTTAAATTTGGCAGGAGTTGATGTTGTTTTTAGGCTAAAAGAACAAATTGATGAATATGAAGAAATGATAGAGGATCTAAAAAAAGAGATTGATAAATTTTCAAATACAGGAACAAAAAGATATTTAGAAAAAAGACGAACTGGATTTGACTTAATTTTTGTAGATGATAAAAAAAGAAATTAAATTTATAAATTTATAACAAATTTTAAATTTTGACTTAAAACAAAGCTTTTTTATGGTAGTATTACAAACTTATAAATTTAAATCAATTTAATATTTTAAAAAGGTTTGGTTTTGAACGAGAAATTTAGTAGAATAGGTTTTATCCTAGTTGTTGCAGGAAGTGCAGTTGGTCTTGGAAATGCGTGGAAATTTCCTACTTTAGTAGGGCAAAATGGTGGATCTGCTTTTATACTTTTATATATAATTTTAACTTTATGTGTTGGATCAACTATATTTTTAGCTGAGTTAAGTATTGGAAAGCTTAGTGAAAAAGATCCAGTAAATGCCTATAAAACTCTTGCTCCAAAACATAAAAAAGCTTGGTCACTTGTTGGCTATACTATGATTGGTGCGATTTTAATAATATCTTTTTATAGTATTATAATTGGTTGGATTGTAAAATACTTCTTTATGGGTTTTGGTTCTTTGCCAACTGATATAAATAGCTCAAAAGATGCTTTTGAAAGCTTACTTTTAAAAGATTTTTTAAGTCAAATTTTATGCTTTAGTTTTGTCTTTTTTATAACATTTTTTGTGGTATCAAAAGGGATTAAAAATGGTATTGAAAAGCTTAATATCTGGATGATGCCAACACTTTTTATACTTTTATTTTTAATGCTAATTTATTCTATGAGTATGGATGGATTTTATGAAGCGGTTAAATTTTTATTTGTGCCAAATTTTGAAGCTTTAAATACAAATAGCGTTTTATATGCTTTAGGACTTGCTTTTTTTAGTATGTCAATTGGAGCAGGATCAATTATAACTTACTCAGCAAGTATAAATGACAATACAAATTTCTTAAAAAGCACATTTTCTATAATTTTTATAAATATTTTAATTGGTTTAATGATGGGACTTATAGTATTTACTTTTATTTTTGAATATGGTGGTGACCCGTCACAGCAAGGTCCTGGACTTATTTTTATCTCGCTTACTTCGCTTTTTGCAAATATGGGAGTTTTAGGAAATATTTTAGCAATAACTTTTTTTATAGCTTTATTTTTTGCAGGATTAACAAGTGCAGTTTCTATGGTAGAACCATCTGCGTTTCACCTTATAAATGAGTATAAATTTAGCCGTAAAAAGGCACTTATTTTAATAGGAATTGTAGTTTATCTTTTAGGAACTATTTGTATTTTATCCTCACTTAGTTTAACGAGTGATTATTTTACATTTTTTGATAAAAGCTTTTTTGATTTGCTTGATTATTTAGCTTCAAATATCATTATGCCTCTTGGTGGATTTTTTGCTGCTATTTTTGTCGGATTTATCTTAAAAAAAGAGACTTTAGAAATATTTTTTAGCCACTGTATGAGCAAAAAAGTTTTTGAAATTTGGTATTTTTTCGTTAGATTTATAGCTCCAGTAGCTGTTGTAGTTATAATGATAAATTCACTTTTAAAAGCTTAGAAAAAGGTAATATAATGAATGAAAAATTTAGCAAAATTGGTTTTATTTTAGCAGTTGCAGGAAGTGCAGTTGGTCTTGGAAATGCGTGGAAATTTCCTACTTTAGTAGGGCAAAATGGCGGATCAGCATTTATAGTTTTATATTTACTACTAACATTTTTAGTTAGTTTTGTTATATTTTTAGGTGAAATTGCAATTGGAAAAATAAGCGAAAAAGATGCCGTTGGTGCGTTTGAAAGTTTAGCTCCAAAAAATAAAAATTTATGGAAATTTGCAGGGTTTTGTATAATCGGTGCAATTTTAATTTTTTCATTTTACAGCGTTATAATGGGTTGGATTTTAAAATATGTAGTTACAAGTATCTATTTTTTACCAAATTCTATGAAAGAAAGCGAGGAAATCTTTAACTCGCTTTTGACAAAAGATTTAGGTACTAGTATATTTTACTTTACAATTGCTGTTTTAATGAGTTTTTATGTCGTTTCTAAAGGTGTAAAAAGTGGTATTGAAAGGTTAAATATTTGGATGATGCCAGCACTTTTTATATTTTTGATAATAATGCTAATTTATTCTATGAATATGAATGGCTTTTTAGACTCAGCCAAATTTATGCTTATGCCTGATTTTACAAAGCTTAATAAAGACTCTATCTTATCAGCCTTAGGTTTAGCATTTTTTACCTTATCTCTTGGTGTTGGAACTATAATAACTTATGCAGCTAGTCTTCCTAATAAAACAAATTTACTAACAAGCTCATTATCAATTGTTTTTATAAATATTTTAATTGGCATTATGATGGGCTTAATTGTCTTTACCTTTATATTTGAATACGGTGGAAATCCAGCTCAAGAAGGTCCTGGTCTTGTATTTATATCTTTAATTACTCTTTTTTCAAAGCTCGGCTTTATTGGGAATTTATTTGCTGCTATGTTTTTTATCTCGCTTTTATTTGCTGCTTTAACAAGTGCTGTTTCTATGATAGAACCATCAGCTTTATTTCTTATAAATAACTATAAATTTAGTCGCAAAAAAGCTTTAAAATTCATCTTTGTGTTTGTTTATATCATGGGAATACTTTGCATTTTATCTT
Coding sequences:
- a CDS encoding heat shock protein transcriptional repressor HspR, whose product is MMQSYDEPVYMISVVAKILDIHPQTLRQYEREGLIEPDRTKGKMRLYSQNDVDRIKMILRLTRDLGLNLAGVDVVFRLKEQIDEYEEMIEDLKKEIDKFSNTGTKRYLEKRRTGFDLIFVDDKKRN
- a CDS encoding ArsS family sensor histidine kinase, which gives rise to MKHSSIFYSITFIFILSTTSIFLAFLWLINYDKENYTKELNNKYSTVSDTALYRFAKLVSQDEYENQMKNYNMVKISDDKNIAAIEQNGTILQEVSVKLGTSAIILYNRHHFLKIKHDDEEILLQDADYQPYRYHIIKVIFLFVFTILLITYIFIIRKIKPLRKIKRQIDKFANGDLNIENAKTGNDEISEVADAFYTAVMQIKKLNESRQLFLRNIMHELKTPITKGRITVEMIPEDKYQKRLISVFEKLEELINEFAAVEEATSGKKLNIVDVYLISELIDEAINLAMVDRKNIKIYGDKELELKVNFKLFNIAIKNIIDNGIKYSTDKFIEIYIKENSLEFHTKGENLEQDLSFYIEPFSKGSNAKQSFGLGLYIVDNIIKSHNLKFCHRYEDGKNIFYFDELKNIISNSENIDLSIIDEVQKLDNK
- a CDS encoding sodium-dependent transporter, which codes for MNEKFSKIGFILAVAGSAVGLGNAWKFPTLVGQNGGSAFIVLYLLLTFLVSFVIFLGEIAIGKISEKDAVGAFESLAPKNKNLWKFAGFCIIGAILIFSFYSVIMGWILKYVVTSIYFLPNSMKESEEIFNSLLTKDLGTSIFYFTIAVLMSFYVVSKGVKSGIERLNIWMMPALFIFLIIMLIYSMNMNGFLDSAKFMLMPDFTKLNKDSILSALGLAFFTLSLGVGTIITYAASLPNKTNLLTSSLSIVFINILIGIMMGLIVFTFIFEYGGNPAQEGPGLVFISLITLFSKLGFIGNLFAAMFFISLLFAALTSAVSMIEPSALFLINNYKFSRKKALKFIFVFVYIMGILCILSYQSVTSNSLTFFGKSFFDCLDYLTSNLMMPITGIIVAIFVGFVMKKQSLYALFGLYMGRKLFLIWYFLLRFIAPVAVVIIMVNQLFFS
- a CDS encoding DnaJ C-terminal domain-containing protein, translating into MSDSLYETLGVSKDASNEDIKKAYRKLARKYHPDINKDPEAENKFKEINAAYEILSDDEKRRQYDARGDSMFGNQNFSDFARNAENFGDLNDILRNIFGGGFKNADFSGSFGGGFGGFGENLDINARLNLDFDFAINGGEKTININNQSIKIRVPAGVKDGEKLRIRNKGKVSSDGRSVGDIILHLSVTPSSEYEIKDDDLYKEIEIPLKTALFGGKVEVSTPKKEVSIKIGKNTKNGQKIRLKGYGIQNRNTKIYGDLYLKVNVLLPDIENLDKEAVKILEEKL
- a CDS encoding sodium-dependent transporter; the protein is MNEKFSRIGFILVVAGSAVGLGNAWKFPTLVGQNGGSAFILLYIILTLCVGSTIFLAELSIGKLSEKDPVNAYKTLAPKHKKAWSLVGYTMIGAILIISFYSIIIGWIVKYFFMGFGSLPTDINSSKDAFESLLLKDFLSQILCFSFVFFITFFVVSKGIKNGIEKLNIWMMPTLFILLFLMLIYSMSMDGFYEAVKFLFVPNFEALNTNSVLYALGLAFFSMSIGAGSIITYSASINDNTNFLKSTFSIIFINILIGLMMGLIVFTFIFEYGGDPSQQGPGLIFISLTSLFANMGVLGNILAITFFIALFFAGLTSAVSMVEPSAFHLINEYKFSRKKALILIGIVVYLLGTICILSSLSLTSDYFTFFDKSFFDLLDYLASNIIMPLGGFFAAIFVGFILKKETLEIFFSHCMSKKVFEIWYFFVRFIAPVAVVVIMINSLLKA
- a CDS encoding response regulator transcription factor; the encoded protein is MKILMIEDDVELAEILTEYLEKFKMEVVVADDPYIGLSKLNLDNFDAVILDLTLPGLDGLEVCKEIRKSNNVPIIVSSARHDLTDKINAFDFGADDYLPKPYNPKELLARLKSVIRRSEGLLSQNEQKQNSTKDLVVNEFEHTITLKGKPLKLTVAEYDILAYLIQKEGGAIKREELIYNCDAISEDSTNKSIDVIIGRIRAKLGENSKNPKYIHAIRGVGYKLIQ